A single region of the Lacipirellulaceae bacterium genome encodes:
- a CDS encoding COX15/CtaA family protein, translating into MSTITNNVDDSRWPHRWAWLLAATTFPLIWWGGYTTTTDAGMAFRDWITSDGHFMLIYPWFESTGAKFIEHGHRLLAVLVGILTICLAIVTHRCESRKWVRRYSLILLAGVIAQGMLGGARILMDERLVAMLHGCTGPLFFAMTTAMVVFTSRWWTEHSIEHGGKYGGERLSDKSLARLAIICCGLAYGQLVVGAVVRHTRYLTSASAASIFQLAVYFHVILAFVVLGHVLLLAIKSVRKHAHRGHAIFLSILVLAQISLGLATWFVRFGVPAWLGNLIGEVAYVNVNASNQMAMIITGHVAVGSLIVAVSLATALRAIRTSSYRLPQLGTNPGKQLEAAL; encoded by the coding sequence ATGTCAACAATCACCAATAATGTCGACGACTCGCGTTGGCCCCATCGCTGGGCATGGCTGCTTGCTGCGACGACCTTTCCGCTGATTTGGTGGGGTGGCTACACGACAACGACCGATGCCGGGATGGCTTTCCGAGACTGGATCACCTCGGACGGCCACTTCATGCTGATCTACCCGTGGTTTGAATCGACGGGAGCAAAGTTCATCGAACATGGCCACCGCCTGCTGGCCGTACTTGTCGGTATTCTTACGATCTGCTTGGCAATCGTTACCCACCGCTGCGAATCTAGGAAATGGGTTCGTCGCTATTCCCTCATTCTACTGGCTGGCGTTATCGCTCAGGGAATGCTGGGGGGTGCTCGGATCCTCATGGACGAGCGATTAGTCGCTATGCTCCACGGATGTACTGGGCCGCTGTTTTTCGCGATGACTACCGCGATGGTTGTCTTTACTTCGCGTTGGTGGACTGAACATAGTATTGAACATGGTGGAAAATATGGTGGAGAACGGCTAAGCGACAAGTCGCTAGCACGGCTCGCAATTATTTGCTGTGGTCTGGCGTATGGTCAGCTCGTCGTCGGAGCAGTCGTCCGGCACACTCGGTACCTGACCTCTGCGTCTGCTGCCTCGATCTTCCAACTAGCTGTCTACTTTCACGTCATCCTAGCCTTCGTCGTACTGGGGCATGTGTTGTTGCTGGCAATTAAGAGCGTTCGCAAGCACGCTCATCGAGGTCATGCGATCTTTCTAAGCATTCTTGTCTTGGCTCAGATCAGTCTTGGGCTGGCAACTTGGTTTGTTCGATTTGGCGTACCCGCTTGGCTTGGCAACCTCATCGGCGAGGTCGCTTACGTGAACGTCAACGCTAGCAACCAGATGGCAATGATCATCACGGGCCACGTCGCCGTCGGATCCTTGATTGTCGCCGTCAGTCTGGCGACAGCTTTGCGTGCAATTCGCACGTCGAGCTATCGCCTACCACAGCTAGGCACGAATCCTGGCAAACAACTGGAGGCAGCCCTGTGA
- a CDS encoding cbb3-type cytochrome c oxidase subunit I, which yields MSTVPADSEALAGHADHAHTSSFLKTYVFSLDHKIIGLQFLFSTLIWFIVGGLLALGIRWQLAYPWRPMPILGEMVGQAEGGQIAPEVYTMLVTMHATVMIFFVIIPVLAGAFGNYLIPLMIGADDMAFPTLNMLSYWFMWPAFIAIGGSFFVDGGASQGGWTNYAPLSIFAGKGQTLWLIGLTLVGISSMMGSVNYMTTIIQMRAPGMTMFRLPMTIWAMFITAVLQAFALPVLTAAGFMALMDRHLGTGFFLAEGATANNAVAQAGGGQPLLWQHLFWFYSHPAVYIMILPAMGMVSDILCCFSRKPLFGYKPMVYSISGIAGLGFIVWGHHMFVSGMNPALGMTFMVSTMMIALPSAIKTFNWLGTMWGGKLQFTTPMLFAVSFVSMFIIGGLSGIFMAATPVDIVIHDTYFIVAHFHYVLFAGTAMAVLGAIYFWFPKMFGRMMNDSWGKVHFLLTFILMNCVFYPMHILGMNDFPRRLADPYHYGTFRHLLPINQFMSWCAFLLVGVQIIFIVNFFWSMFFGPRCGRNPWHANGLEWQAPSPPGHGNFDFQPMIYRGPYEYNSPEVEEDYYPQTQPPKQAEPEGEETANV from the coding sequence ATGAGTACCGTCCCTGCTGATTCCGAAGCTCTCGCTGGTCACGCAGACCATGCGCACACGAGCAGCTTCTTGAAGACATATGTCTTTTCCCTAGATCATAAGATTATTGGGTTGCAGTTCCTGTTCAGCACGCTGATCTGGTTCATCGTTGGCGGACTACTCGCCTTGGGGATTCGTTGGCAGCTTGCCTATCCATGGCGTCCGATGCCAATTCTGGGTGAAATGGTTGGCCAAGCTGAGGGGGGCCAAATAGCTCCCGAGGTCTACACAATGCTCGTCACCATGCACGCCACGGTGATGATCTTCTTCGTGATAATTCCTGTCCTTGCCGGTGCCTTCGGGAACTACTTGATTCCCCTGATGATCGGCGCTGACGATATGGCCTTTCCCACGCTCAACATGCTGAGCTACTGGTTTATGTGGCCAGCGTTTATTGCGATTGGCGGCAGCTTTTTTGTCGACGGTGGTGCGTCGCAAGGAGGGTGGACCAACTATGCCCCCCTCTCCATATTCGCCGGGAAGGGGCAGACGCTCTGGTTAATAGGGCTGACGCTCGTTGGTATCTCCTCGATGATGGGATCCGTCAACTACATGACGACCATCATCCAGATGCGTGCTCCCGGTATGACGATGTTCCGTCTGCCGATGACCATCTGGGCGATGTTCATCACTGCCGTCCTTCAAGCCTTCGCTCTTCCAGTCCTCACAGCCGCTGGCTTCATGGCGCTGATGGATCGGCATCTAGGCACGGGCTTCTTCCTTGCTGAAGGTGCAACCGCCAACAACGCGGTTGCCCAGGCGGGCGGTGGTCAGCCTTTGCTTTGGCAGCACTTGTTCTGGTTCTACAGCCACCCTGCCGTGTACATCATGATTCTCCCCGCGATGGGCATGGTTTCAGATATCCTTTGCTGCTTCTCGCGAAAGCCGCTGTTTGGTTACAAGCCGATGGTTTATTCCATCTCGGGAATTGCTGGGCTAGGCTTTATCGTCTGGGGCCACCATATGTTCGTCTCAGGAATGAACCCAGCCCTAGGGATGACCTTCATGGTTTCGACCATGATGATCGCTTTGCCTAGTGCCATTAAAACCTTTAATTGGCTTGGCACGATGTGGGGCGGCAAACTGCAGTTCACAACGCCGATGCTGTTTGCCGTTTCGTTCGTTTCGATGTTCATCATCGGCGGCCTCTCCGGCATCTTCATGGCCGCTACGCCCGTGGACATCGTCATCCACGATACCTACTTCATCGTCGCTCACTTCCATTACGTTCTGTTTGCCGGAACAGCCATGGCCGTCTTGGGGGCCATTTACTTTTGGTTCCCGAAGATGTTCGGTCGGATGATGAACGACTCCTGGGGTAAGGTTCATTTCTTATTGACCTTCATCCTGATGAACTGCGTGTTCTATCCGATGCACATTCTCGGAATGAATGATTTCCCCCGCCGTCTGGCAGATCCTTACCACTATGGCACTTTCCGCCATTTGCTTCCGATCAATCAATTTATGAGCTGGTGTGCTTTCCTTCTTGTTGGAGTGCAAATCATCTTCATCGTGAACTTCTTCTGGAGCATGTTCTTCGGCCCACGCTGCGGCAGAAATCCATGGCACGCAAATGGACTGGAATGGCAGGCCCCCAGCCCTCCAGGCCACGGCAACTTTGACTTCCAGCCGATGATCTACCGTGGCCCTTACGAATACAACTCGCCTGAGGTTGAGGAAGATTACTACCCCCAAACCCAGCCTCCGAAGCAGGCTGAACCCGAGGGTGAAGAGACGGCCAACGTTTAG